One Canis lupus familiaris isolate Mischka breed German Shepherd chromosome 20, alternate assembly UU_Cfam_GSD_1.0, whole genome shotgun sequence genomic region harbors:
- the LOC484934 gene encoding zinc finger protein 709-like isoform X1: MDTVAFEDVTVKFTMEEWALLDHSQKKLYRDVMQETFRNLASIVCMSEEKWKIHDSEDQDENHETNLSSQMVERLSKSKECNQYEEIFSQIPYHNRKKKTFTGIKLHKCTLCGQVFMYHSTFNKHMKSHTGHKPYEYQECEEKPYKCKECGKSFKHRQSIRMHEKTHTGQRPYECRHCGKAFICRNYFQIHERAHSGEKPYKCIKCDKTFSYSSNLRKHERTHIGEKPSECKQCGKAFSGLRSFRIHERIHSAKKPKECTKCGKTFSYSSNLHKHERSHNGEKPCECKEGGKALRSVTKFRRYTIKQNGDGLYECKECGKAFRCPKNCRSHEMTHSGVKPYECKECGKAFSSPRSLGKHRRIHTARKPHECKECGKAFRYPSSLRNHERTHTGEKPYKCKECGKAFSCPNYFRIHERTHTGVKPYECKQCGKAFSCPQSFRIHEKTHSAEKPYECIKCGKVFRYSSNLRKHERSHTDDKRYECKLCGKAFSSHYYVQKHERTHTGEKPYECKECGKGFIFRSGVQSHMVIHTGDGPYKCKKCKKAFISPSSLRTHERTHTGEKPYQCKTCSKAFSLINSLRNHERTHRRESL, translated from the exons ATG GACACAGTGGCCTTTGAGGATGTAACTGTGAAGTTCACCATGGAGGAGTGGGCTCTCCTGGATCACTCCCAGAAGAAACTCTACAGAGATGTGATGCAGGAAACCTTCAGGAACCTGGCCTCAATAG TGTGTATgtcagaagaaaaatggaaaatccaTGACAGTGAAGATCAGGATGAAAATCATGAGACAAATCTAAG CAGTCAAATGGTAGAAAGACTCAGTAAAAGTAAAGAATGTAATCAGTATGAAGAAATCTTCAGCCAGATCCCATATCATAATCGGAAGAAGAAAACTTTTACTGGAATAAAACTACATAAATGCACTTTATGTGGACAAGTATTCATGTATCATTCAACCTTTAACAAGCACATGAAATCTCACACTGGACACAAACCATATGAATATCAGGAATGTGAAGAGAAGCCTtataaatgtaaggaatgtggaaaaTCCTTCAAGCATCGCCAGTCCATTCGAATGCATGAAAAGACACACACTGGACAGAGGCCCTATGAATGTAGACACTGTGGAAAAGCTTTCATTTGTCGCAATTACTTTCAAATTCATGAAAGGGCACACAGCGGGGAAAAGCCctacaaatgtataaaatgtgaTAAAACCTTTAGTTATTCAAGTAACTTACGTAAACATGAAAGGACTCATATTGGAGAGAAACCTAGTGAATGTAAGCAATGTGGTAAAGCTTTCAGTGGTCTCAGGTCCTTTCGAATACATGAAAGGATACACAGTGCAAAAAAGCCTAAGGAATGTACAAAATGTGGTAAAACCTTCAGTTACTCAAGTAATTTACATAAACATGAAAGAAGTCATAATGGGGAGAAACCCTGTGAATGTAAGGAAGGTGGGAAAGCCTTGCGTTCTGTTACCAAATTTCGAAGATACACGATCAAGCAAAATGGAGATGGACTTTATGAATGTAaggagtgtgggaaagccttcaggtGTCCCAAAAACTGTCGTAGTCATGAAATGACACATAGTGGAGTAAAGCCCTATGAATgcaaggaatgtgggaaagctttcagttCACCCAGGTCCCTTGGGAAACATAGAAGAATTCATACTGCAAGGAAGCCtcatgaatgtaaggaatgtggtaAAGCTTTCCGTTATCCCAGTTCCCTTCGAAATCATGAAAGAACCCATACTGGGGAGAAACCTTATAagtgtaaggaatgtgggaaagctttcagttGTCCCAATTACTTTCGAATTCATGAAAGAACTCACACGGGAGTAAAACCATATGAATGTAAGCAAtgtggaaaagctttcagttgTCCCCAGTCCTTTCGGATACATGAAAAGACACATAGTGCagaaaaaccctatgaatgtatAAAATGTGGTAAAGTCTTCAGATATTCTAGTAACTTACGCAAACATGAGAGATCTCATACTGATGATAAACGCTATGAATGTAAACTATGTGGTAAAGCCTTCAGCAGTCACTATTATGTTCAAAAACATGAAAGaactcacactggagaaaaaccttatgaatgtaaagaatgtgggaaaggcTTCATTTTCCGCTCAGGTGTTCAGTCACACATGGTAATCCACACCGGAGATGGACCTTATAAATGTAAGAAATGTaagaaagcatttatttctcccagttcaTTACGAACACATGAAagaactcacactggagagaaaccttatcaATGTAAAACTTGTAGTAAAGCTTTcagtcttattaattctttacgAAATCATGAAAGAACTCATAGGAGAGAAAGTCTGTGA
- the LOC484934 gene encoding zinc finger protein 709-like isoform X2 produces MDTVAFEDVTVKFTMEEWALLDHSQKKLYRDVMQETFRNLASIVCMSEEKWKIHDSEDQDENHETNLSQMVERLSKSKECNQYEEIFSQIPYHNRKKKTFTGIKLHKCTLCGQVFMYHSTFNKHMKSHTGHKPYEYQECEEKPYKCKECGKSFKHRQSIRMHEKTHTGQRPYECRHCGKAFICRNYFQIHERAHSGEKPYKCIKCDKTFSYSSNLRKHERTHIGEKPSECKQCGKAFSGLRSFRIHERIHSAKKPKECTKCGKTFSYSSNLHKHERSHNGEKPCECKEGGKALRSVTKFRRYTIKQNGDGLYECKECGKAFRCPKNCRSHEMTHSGVKPYECKECGKAFSSPRSLGKHRRIHTARKPHECKECGKAFRYPSSLRNHERTHTGEKPYKCKECGKAFSCPNYFRIHERTHTGVKPYECKQCGKAFSCPQSFRIHEKTHSAEKPYECIKCGKVFRYSSNLRKHERSHTDDKRYECKLCGKAFSSHYYVQKHERTHTGEKPYECKECGKGFIFRSGVQSHMVIHTGDGPYKCKKCKKAFISPSSLRTHERTHTGEKPYQCKTCSKAFSLINSLRNHERTHRRESL; encoded by the exons ATG GACACAGTGGCCTTTGAGGATGTAACTGTGAAGTTCACCATGGAGGAGTGGGCTCTCCTGGATCACTCCCAGAAGAAACTCTACAGAGATGTGATGCAGGAAACCTTCAGGAACCTGGCCTCAATAG TGTGTATgtcagaagaaaaatggaaaatccaTGACAGTGAAGATCAGGATGAAAATCATGAGACAAATCTAAG TCAAATGGTAGAAAGACTCAGTAAAAGTAAAGAATGTAATCAGTATGAAGAAATCTTCAGCCAGATCCCATATCATAATCGGAAGAAGAAAACTTTTACTGGAATAAAACTACATAAATGCACTTTATGTGGACAAGTATTCATGTATCATTCAACCTTTAACAAGCACATGAAATCTCACACTGGACACAAACCATATGAATATCAGGAATGTGAAGAGAAGCCTtataaatgtaaggaatgtggaaaaTCCTTCAAGCATCGCCAGTCCATTCGAATGCATGAAAAGACACACACTGGACAGAGGCCCTATGAATGTAGACACTGTGGAAAAGCTTTCATTTGTCGCAATTACTTTCAAATTCATGAAAGGGCACACAGCGGGGAAAAGCCctacaaatgtataaaatgtgaTAAAACCTTTAGTTATTCAAGTAACTTACGTAAACATGAAAGGACTCATATTGGAGAGAAACCTAGTGAATGTAAGCAATGTGGTAAAGCTTTCAGTGGTCTCAGGTCCTTTCGAATACATGAAAGGATACACAGTGCAAAAAAGCCTAAGGAATGTACAAAATGTGGTAAAACCTTCAGTTACTCAAGTAATTTACATAAACATGAAAGAAGTCATAATGGGGAGAAACCCTGTGAATGTAAGGAAGGTGGGAAAGCCTTGCGTTCTGTTACCAAATTTCGAAGATACACGATCAAGCAAAATGGAGATGGACTTTATGAATGTAaggagtgtgggaaagccttcaggtGTCCCAAAAACTGTCGTAGTCATGAAATGACACATAGTGGAGTAAAGCCCTATGAATgcaaggaatgtgggaaagctttcagttCACCCAGGTCCCTTGGGAAACATAGAAGAATTCATACTGCAAGGAAGCCtcatgaatgtaaggaatgtggtaAAGCTTTCCGTTATCCCAGTTCCCTTCGAAATCATGAAAGAACCCATACTGGGGAGAAACCTTATAagtgtaaggaatgtgggaaagctttcagttGTCCCAATTACTTTCGAATTCATGAAAGAACTCACACGGGAGTAAAACCATATGAATGTAAGCAAtgtggaaaagctttcagttgTCCCCAGTCCTTTCGGATACATGAAAAGACACATAGTGCagaaaaaccctatgaatgtatAAAATGTGGTAAAGTCTTCAGATATTCTAGTAACTTACGCAAACATGAGAGATCTCATACTGATGATAAACGCTATGAATGTAAACTATGTGGTAAAGCCTTCAGCAGTCACTATTATGTTCAAAAACATGAAAGaactcacactggagaaaaaccttatgaatgtaaagaatgtgggaaaggcTTCATTTTCCGCTCAGGTGTTCAGTCACACATGGTAATCCACACCGGAGATGGACCTTATAAATGTAAGAAATGTaagaaagcatttatttctcccagttcaTTACGAACACATGAAagaactcacactggagagaaaccttatcaATGTAAAACTTGTAGTAAAGCTTTcagtcttattaattctttacgAAATCATGAAAGAACTCATAGGAGAGAAAGTCTGTGA
- the LOC484934 gene encoding zinc finger protein 709-like isoform X3 gives MEEWALLDHSQKKLYRDVMQETFRNLASIVCMSEEKWKIHDSEDQDENHETNLSSQMVERLSKSKECNQYEEIFSQIPYHNRKKKTFTGIKLHKCTLCGQVFMYHSTFNKHMKSHTGHKPYEYQECEEKPYKCKECGKSFKHRQSIRMHEKTHTGQRPYECRHCGKAFICRNYFQIHERAHSGEKPYKCIKCDKTFSYSSNLRKHERTHIGEKPSECKQCGKAFSGLRSFRIHERIHSAKKPKECTKCGKTFSYSSNLHKHERSHNGEKPCECKEGGKALRSVTKFRRYTIKQNGDGLYECKECGKAFRCPKNCRSHEMTHSGVKPYECKECGKAFSSPRSLGKHRRIHTARKPHECKECGKAFRYPSSLRNHERTHTGEKPYKCKECGKAFSCPNYFRIHERTHTGVKPYECKQCGKAFSCPQSFRIHEKTHSAEKPYECIKCGKVFRYSSNLRKHERSHTDDKRYECKLCGKAFSSHYYVQKHERTHTGEKPYECKECGKGFIFRSGVQSHMVIHTGDGPYKCKKCKKAFISPSSLRTHERTHTGEKPYQCKTCSKAFSLINSLRNHERTHRRESL, from the exons ATGGAGGAGTGGGCTCTCCTGGATCACTCCCAGAAGAAACTCTACAGAGATGTGATGCAGGAAACCTTCAGGAACCTGGCCTCAATAG TGTGTATgtcagaagaaaaatggaaaatccaTGACAGTGAAGATCAGGATGAAAATCATGAGACAAATCTAAG CAGTCAAATGGTAGAAAGACTCAGTAAAAGTAAAGAATGTAATCAGTATGAAGAAATCTTCAGCCAGATCCCATATCATAATCGGAAGAAGAAAACTTTTACTGGAATAAAACTACATAAATGCACTTTATGTGGACAAGTATTCATGTATCATTCAACCTTTAACAAGCACATGAAATCTCACACTGGACACAAACCATATGAATATCAGGAATGTGAAGAGAAGCCTtataaatgtaaggaatgtggaaaaTCCTTCAAGCATCGCCAGTCCATTCGAATGCATGAAAAGACACACACTGGACAGAGGCCCTATGAATGTAGACACTGTGGAAAAGCTTTCATTTGTCGCAATTACTTTCAAATTCATGAAAGGGCACACAGCGGGGAAAAGCCctacaaatgtataaaatgtgaTAAAACCTTTAGTTATTCAAGTAACTTACGTAAACATGAAAGGACTCATATTGGAGAGAAACCTAGTGAATGTAAGCAATGTGGTAAAGCTTTCAGTGGTCTCAGGTCCTTTCGAATACATGAAAGGATACACAGTGCAAAAAAGCCTAAGGAATGTACAAAATGTGGTAAAACCTTCAGTTACTCAAGTAATTTACATAAACATGAAAGAAGTCATAATGGGGAGAAACCCTGTGAATGTAAGGAAGGTGGGAAAGCCTTGCGTTCTGTTACCAAATTTCGAAGATACACGATCAAGCAAAATGGAGATGGACTTTATGAATGTAaggagtgtgggaaagccttcaggtGTCCCAAAAACTGTCGTAGTCATGAAATGACACATAGTGGAGTAAAGCCCTATGAATgcaaggaatgtgggaaagctttcagttCACCCAGGTCCCTTGGGAAACATAGAAGAATTCATACTGCAAGGAAGCCtcatgaatgtaaggaatgtggtaAAGCTTTCCGTTATCCCAGTTCCCTTCGAAATCATGAAAGAACCCATACTGGGGAGAAACCTTATAagtgtaaggaatgtgggaaagctttcagttGTCCCAATTACTTTCGAATTCATGAAAGAACTCACACGGGAGTAAAACCATATGAATGTAAGCAAtgtggaaaagctttcagttgTCCCCAGTCCTTTCGGATACATGAAAAGACACATAGTGCagaaaaaccctatgaatgtatAAAATGTGGTAAAGTCTTCAGATATTCTAGTAACTTACGCAAACATGAGAGATCTCATACTGATGATAAACGCTATGAATGTAAACTATGTGGTAAAGCCTTCAGCAGTCACTATTATGTTCAAAAACATGAAAGaactcacactggagaaaaaccttatgaatgtaaagaatgtgggaaaggcTTCATTTTCCGCTCAGGTGTTCAGTCACACATGGTAATCCACACCGGAGATGGACCTTATAAATGTAAGAAATGTaagaaagcatttatttctcccagttcaTTACGAACACATGAAagaactcacactggagagaaaccttatcaATGTAAAACTTGTAGTAAAGCTTTcagtcttattaattctttacgAAATCATGAAAGAACTCATAGGAGAGAAAGTCTGTGA